The Budorcas taxicolor isolate Tak-1 chromosome 2, Takin1.1, whole genome shotgun sequence genome window below encodes:
- the POLR2D gene encoding DNA-directed RNA polymerase II subunit RPB4 encodes MAAGGNDPRSGDVEEDASQLIFPKEFETAETLLNSEVHMLLEHRKQQNESAEDEQELSEVFMKTLNYTARFSRFKNRETIASVRSLLLQKKLHKFELACLANLCPETAEESKALIPSLEGRFEDEELQQILDDIQTKRSFQY; translated from the exons ATGGCGGCGGGCGGGAACGATCCGCGCTCTGGAGATGTAGAGGAGGACGCATCACAACTCATCTTTCCCAAAG AGTTTGAAACAGCTGAGACGCTTCTGAATTCGGAAGTTCACATGCTTCTTGAGCATCGAAAGCAGCAGAATGAGAGCGCAGAGGATGAGCAGGAACTTTCCGAGGTCTTCATGAAAACTTTAAATTACACTGCCCGTTTCAGTCGTTTCAAAAACAGAGAGACCATCGCCAGTGTCCGTAG CTTGCTGCTCCAGAAGAAGCTTCATAAGTTTGAGTTGGCCTGTTTAGCCAACCTTTGTCCAGAGACTGCTGAGGAATCCAAGGCTCTGATCCCAAG CCTGGAGGGGCGGTTTGAAGATGAGGAGCTACAGCAGATTCTTGATGACATCCAGACCAAGCGCAGCTTTCAGTATTAA